The proteins below come from a single Drosophila busckii strain San Diego stock center, stock number 13000-0081.31 chromosome X, ASM1175060v1, whole genome shotgun sequence genomic window:
- the LOC108605034 gene encoding uncharacterized protein LOC108605034 → MRFQVLLLLLLLTATQAAIDKDNNKSHAVATQPLDAQHNVINLSLQTETDANNQNFNLSRSQRLRDVLNVFDLSLLAAQWPHVEEARTLSVNCTKDMRTYLRGLTNANMWAVKMDDASGHYTSGFFYGNNYWMGSLALCEAIYDGASIMDSASSKDNNNTKGNRNNGLPFAKAYAEAYTSVYSEPPPIQPGFYVLKLQLNETLATPVLRTVYMGLCLPSTCSIADVDQLSSYARHELSNRDVQVLDIRVPTDKEFNIWADKTFCLLIMVSCTVLGLICCGTLYEIYLTRKLQETLRRQDKEMMNNSETSSGIGCASSDYSDTMTAHEEALKASSQSDSLKQLNQLVLHLPNDNDSGNGHHHDHEHEHDHELAHHVAVGSGGSSSSSSQGSVAVNGNANSNSDEHLEGHLHEPEKLSIYSELLLSFSAITNFNAICDRNVGADTIPCIHGLRAFSMAWVILGHTCIVVFKYSDNMEMRKDVEQNFFFQAITNGPFSVDTFFFISGFLISYLYFRTNAKGKLNKLSKGANEFTAGTAHFFGLVAYRFMRLTAPYLFVLGVVQVTMKYLATYSIFDPPTMDHITCPNYWWRNILYINTLFPVDEMCMLWSWYLANDTQFYMIGAIILIVGVRHFKLSAITTLVFLVLSWITTAIVAFTNNHRPNTDDPLALFDKIYDKPWTRLGPYLIGMAVGWILFRTNCKIRLPKLTVISAWSLAMLNLFVLVFGLYRADLSQFTAAAYSSLSHSAWALSLAWITIACSTGYGGYINSLLSAPCLYPFSRVTYCAYLVHPIVIRSMALNTDAPLHLGGDLMVVMFFGLTVASYLLSFIVSMSFEAPVVTMLKILSPSRKKRIA, encoded by the exons ATGCGCtttcaagtgctgctgctgctgctgctactgacaGCAACGCAGGCAGCGATTGACaaggacaacaacaagtcCCATGCTGTAGCCACTCAGCCCCTCGATGCCCAACACAATGTCATTAACTTGAGCCTGCAAACGGAAACGGATGCCAACAATCAAAACTTTAATCTGTCACGCTCGCAGCGACTGCGAGATGTGCTCAACGTTTTTGATCTgtcgctgctggcagcgcagtgGCCGCATGTGGAGGAAGCCAGGACGTTAAGCGTTAACTGCACCAAGGACATGCGCACCTATCTGCGTGGCTTGACCAATGCCAATATGTGGGCTGTCAAAA TGGACGATGCTTCCGGTCACTACACATCCGGTTTCTTCTATGGCAACAACTACTGGATGGGTTCGTTGGCCCTTTGCGAAGCCATCTACGATGGCGCCAGCATCATGgacagcgccagcagcaaggacaacaacaacacgaagGGAAATCGCAACAACGGCCTGCCCTTTGCCAAGGCCTATGCTGAGGCATACACGAGCGTCTACAGCGAACCGCCGCCAATCCAGCCCGGCTTCTATgtgctcaagctgcagctcaatgaGACGCTGGCCACACCAGTG CTGCGCACCGTCTACATGGGTCTCTGTCTGCCCTCCACCTGCAGCATTGCCGACGTGGATCAGCTGAGCAGCTATGCCCGCCATGAGCTCTCCAATCGGGATGTTCAAGTGCTGGATATACGCGTGCCCACCGACAAGGAGTTCAACATTTGGGCCGACAAAACCTTTTGCCTGCTGAT CATGGTTTCCTGCACTGTGCTGGGCTTGATCTGCTGCGGCACGCTCTACGAGATCTACTTGACGCGCAAGCTGCAGGAGACGCTGCGTCGCCAGGACAAGGAAATGATGAACAACAGTGAGACAAGCTCGGGCATTGGCTGCGCCTCGTCGGACTACAGCGATACGATGACGGCGCATGAGGAGGCGCTGAAGGCTTCCAGTCAATCGGATTCGCTGAAGCAGCTCAATCAACTGGTGCTGCATTTGCCCAACGACAATGACAGCGGCAATGGGCATCATCATGAccatgagcatgagcatgatCATGAGCTGGCGCatcatgttgctgttggcagcggcggcagcagcagcagcagcagccaaggcagCGTTGCTGTCAATGGCAATGCGAACAGCAATTCGGATGAGCATCTGGAGGGGCATCTGCATGAGCCGGAGAAGCTCAGCATCTACTCGGAGCTGCTGTTGTCCTTCTCGGCCATAACCAACTTCAATGCCATTTGCGATCGCAATGTGGGTGCGGACACCATTCCCTGCATTCATGGACTGCGCGCCTTCAGCATGGCTTGGGTTATACTTGGACACACCTGCATTGTGGTCTTTAAATATTCGGATAACATGGAAATGCGCAAGGATGTGGAGCAGAATTTCTTTTTCCAGGCCATTACCAATGGTCCGTTCAGCGTGGACACTTTCTTCTTCATCAGCGGCTTTCTCATCTCCTATTTATACTTTCGCACCAATGCCAAGGGCAAGTTGAATAAGCTGAGCAAGGGCGCCAATGAGTTCACCGCTGGCACTGCTCACTTCTTTGGCCTCGTCGCCTATCGCTTTATGCGTCTAACGGCGCCTTATCTATTTGTGCTGGGCGTCGTGCAGGTCACCATGAAGTACTTGGCTACCTATTCCATTTTCGATCCGCCCACCATGGATCACATCACCTGCCCCAACTACTGGTGGCGTAATATACTCTACATCAATACGCTGTTCCCTGTAGACGAAATG TGCATGCTCTGGAGCTGGTATCTGGCCAACGACACACAGTTCTATATGATTGGCGCCATTATATTGATTGTCGGCGTGCGTCACTTCAAGCTTTCGGCCATAACGACCTTGGTGTTCCTGGTGCTCTCCTGGATTACGACCGCCATTGTAGCATTCACCAATAATCATCGCCCCAATACCGACGATCCGCTGGCGCTGTTTGACAAGATATACGACAAGCCCTGGACACGCTTGGGTCCCTACTTGATTGGCATGGCTGTTGGCTGGATTTTGTTCCGCACCAATTGTAAAATACGTCTGCCCAAGCTTACAGTGATCAGCGCCTGGTCATTGGCCATGCTGAATCTGTTTGTGCTCGTCTTTGGACTTTATCGTGCGGATCTGTCGCAGTTTACAGCCGCCGCTTACAGCTCGTTGAGTCACTCGGCTTGGGCGTTATCGCTCGCCTGGATTACCATTGCCTGCTCCACAGGCTATGGCGGCTATATCAACTCGCTGCTCTCAGCTCCATGTCTCTATCCCTTCTCGCGTGTCACCTACTGCGCCTATCTGGTGCATCCCATTGTCATACGCTCTATGGCGCTGAATACTGATGCGCCACTGCATCTGGGTGGCGATCTGATGGTCGTCATGTTCTTTGGTCTTACAGTTGCCTCCTATTTATTATCCTTCATTGTCTCAATGTCCTTTGAGGCGCCTGTCGTCACAATGCTCAAAATCTTGTCACCTAGTCGAAAAAAACGTATTGCCTAA
- the LOC108605688 gene encoding cleft lip and palate transmembrane protein 1-like protein, translating into MAMPSISTMLGVVFFAYIVHSIYQMSQLFTKLECTDTPCYESLLGDKPRLQLALFTSTTRTPISSEVQDIYKEQNFNYWQSFEHDFELNVPLKTRRNGTMYLHVVLALQGEPLEWKTLRRDGPTTVHTLSLTEYMLPRAEAFNLLSEGKATEPETAAASQTAKKSAPAAARPSTHIRSNVFVSLLTDMYSVSQADVPPELAQLIRVNRNQQILPILQTDAFNTRIKHLVPITRNTTEFTFSFHYNPVGVGKLRLMLIMEHATQALYKMGFANKDVDEVKGIFSDTNMYLLCGTILISSVHLLFDFLSFKNDVAFWRSKRSYAGLSTRTTLWRAFSQIVIFLYLFDEQSSYLVLIPVGLGMFIELWKCKKILRLELTFSGFIRRKLEQAEQPQPSALAEAQTQQFDRQGMRYLSYLLYPLCVAGAIYSLIYQPHRSWYSWTLNSLVNGVYAFGFLFMLPQLFVNYKLKSVAALPWRAFMYKAFNTFIDDFFAFIITMPTAHRVACLRDDIVFLIYLYQRWLYPVDKSRVDTGVAITETTEAEDDAHQKRD; encoded by the exons ATGGCGATGCCGTCGATCTCAACAATGCTGGGCGTTGTGTTCTTCGCCTATATTGTGCATTCAATTTATCAAATGTCGCAGCTATTTACAAAATTGGAATGCACTGACACGCCCTGCTACGAATCGTTGCTAGGCGACAAGCCACGCCTACAGCTGGCACTGTTCACATCGACAACGCGCACTCCCATTAGCAGTGAGGTGCAGGATATCTACAAGGAGCAAAACTTTAACTACTGGCAATCGTTTGAGCATGACTTTGAGTTGAATGTGCCGCTCAAGACGCGACGCAATGGCACCATGTATCTGCATGTCGTGCTGGCGCTGCAAGGTGAACCACTTGAATGGAAAACGTTGCGCCGTGATGGGCCCACAACGGTGCATACGCTAAGTCTAACGGAATATATGTTGCCACGCGCAGAGGCATTCAATTTGCTAAGCGAGGGCAAAGCAACCGAAccagagacagcagcagccagccagactGCCAAGAAGAGCGCGCCGGCTGCAGCACGTCCCAGCACGCATATACGCTCCAATGTATTTGTCAGCCTGCTAACCGATATGTATTCAGTTTCGCAAGCGGACGTGCCGCCCGAGCTTGCGCAGCTCATACGCGTAAATCGTAATCAACAGATTTTGCCCATACTGCAAACGGATGCATTTAATACGCGCATCAAGCACTTGGTGCCAATAACACGCAATACCACCGAATTTACATTTAGCTTTCACTACAATCCAGTGGGTGTGGGCAAGCTGCGTCTGATGCTGATCATGGAGCATGCCACACAGGCGCTCTACAAAATGGGCTTTGCCAACAAGGATGTGGATGAGGTGAAGGGCATCTTTTCGGACACCAATATGTATCTGCTATGCGGCACCATACTCATCTCTAGCGTTCAT ctgctcttTGACTTTTTGAGCTTTAAGAATGACGTAGCCTTTTGGCGCTCGAAACGCAGCTATGCGGGTCTGTCCACACGCACAACACTCTGGCGCGCCTTTTCGCAAATTGTTATCTTTCTGTATCTGTTCGATGAGCAGTCCTCGTATTTGGTTTTAATACCCGTCGGCCTGGGCATGTTTATAGAGCTGTGGAAATGCAAGAAGATATTGCGCTTGGAGCTGACATTCAGCGGTTTTATACGTCGCAAATTGGAGCAGGCAGAGCAGCCACAGCCGTCGGCGCTGGCGGAGGCACAAACGCAGCAATTTGATCGCCAGGGCATGCGCTATCTAAGCTATTTGCTTTATCCGCTTTGCGTGGCCGGTGCTATCTACTCTTTGATCTATCAGCCGCATCGCTCCTGGTATTCCTGGACTCTCAACTCGCTGGTGAATGGCGTCTATGCGTTTGGCTTTCTGTTTATGCTGCCGCAGCTGTTCGTCAACTATAAACTCAAGTCTGTGGCAGCTCTGCCTTGGCGCGCCTTCATGTACAAGGCATTCAATACGTTCATTGATGACttctttgcatttataataacCATGCCAACGGCACATCGCGTGGCCTGTCTGCGCGATGATATTGTGTTCCTTATCTATCTGTATCAGCGCTGGCTTTATCCTGTGGACAAGTCGCGCGTGGATACGGGCGTTGCCATTACAGAGACCACTGAGGCTGAAGATGATGCGCATCAAAAGCGTGACTAA